One window from the genome of Roseomonas haemaphysalidis encodes:
- the rpsG gene encoding 30S ribosomal protein S7 — protein sequence MSRRHSAEKREVLPDPKFGDVVLSRFMNVLMYDGKKSTAERIVYAAMDTLKRRGGPNSDPLRLFHEAMDNVKPAVEVRSRRVGGATYQVPVEVRPERRQALAIRWLIESSRKRGEHTMEERLSSELMDAANNRGTAVKKREDTHRMAEANKAFSHYRW from the coding sequence ATGTCGCGTCGCCATAGCGCCGAGAAGCGCGAAGTTTTGCCGGACCCGAAGTTCGGCGACGTCGTCCTCAGCCGTTTCATGAACGTGCTGATGTATGACGGCAAGAAAAGCACGGCCGAGCGTATCGTCTACGCCGCCATGGACACCCTGAAGCGCCGCGGCGGTCCGAACAGCGACCCCCTGCGCCTGTTCCATGAGGCGATGGACAACGTGAAGCCCGCGGTCGAGGTGCGTTCGCGCCGCGTCGGCGGTGCCACCTATCAGGTGCCCGTCGAAGTGCGTCCCGAGCGGCGCCAGGCCCTGGCGATCCGCTGGCTCATCGAGAGCTCCCGCAAGCGCGGTGAGCACACGATGGAAGAGCGGCTCTCCTCGGAGCTGATGGATGCCGCGAACAACCGCGGCACCGCCGTGAAGAAGCGCGAAGACACGCACCGGATGGCCGAAGCCAACAAGGCTTTCAGCCACTACCGCTGGTAA
- the rplC gene encoding 50S ribosomal protein L3, protein MAAKNGRTGLIAKKLGMTRLFNDDGSTVPVTVLHLDQVRVVATKTAEKDGYDAVQLGFGLAKPKNVSKPNKGHFAKAGVEAPMKVAEFRVGSDATLDVGAKLSAEHFVKGQIVDVTGTSKGKGFAGAMKRWNFAGLEASHGVSISHRSHGSTGNRQDPGKTFKNKKMAGHLGVERITTQNLEVAGFDLDRGLLMVKGAVPGAKGGYVLVRDAVKRARHADAPFPAAVA, encoded by the coding sequence ATGGCCGCGAAGAATGGTCGCACCGGCCTGATCGCGAAGAAGCTGGGCATGACCCGCTTGTTCAACGATGACGGCTCCACTGTCCCCGTCACCGTGCTGCACCTGGACCAGGTGCGCGTGGTGGCGACGAAGACGGCGGAGAAGGACGGTTATGATGCGGTGCAGCTGGGCTTTGGCCTGGCGAAGCCGAAGAACGTCTCGAAGCCCAACAAGGGTCACTTCGCCAAGGCGGGTGTCGAGGCACCGATGAAGGTCGCCGAGTTCCGCGTGGGCAGCGATGCCACGCTGGATGTGGGCGCGAAGCTCTCTGCGGAGCACTTCGTGAAGGGCCAGATCGTCGACGTGACGGGAACCTCGAAGGGCAAGGGTTTTGCCGGCGCCATGAAGCGCTGGAACTTTGCCGGTCTCGAGGCCTCGCACGGCGTGTCGATCTCGCACCGCTCGCACGGTTCGACGGGCAACCGTCAGGATCCGGGCAAGACCTTCAAGAACAAGAAGATGGCGGGCCATCTCGGCGTCGAGCGCATTACCACGCAGAACCTCGAAGTCGCGGGTTTCGACCTCGACCGTGGCCTGCTGATGGTCAAGGGCGCGGTGCCGGGCGCCAAGGGCGGCTACGTGCTGGTGCGGGACGCTGTGAAGCGCGCGCGCCATGCCGATGCGCCGTTCCCCGCGGCCGTGGCCTGA
- the rpsJ gene encoding 30S ribosomal protein S10, with the protein MDSQNIRIRLKAFDHRVLDGSTREIVNTAKRTGARVRGPIPLPTQIERFTVNRSPHVDKKSREQFEIRTHRRLLDIVDPTPQTVDALMKLDLAAGVDVEIKI; encoded by the coding sequence ATGGACAGCCAGAACATCCGCATCCGCCTCAAGGCGTTCGATCACCGCGTGCTGGATGGCAGCACGCGGGAGATCGTGAACACCGCGAAGCGGACGGGCGCGCGCGTGCGCGGCCCGATCCCGTTGCCGACGCAGATCGAGCGGTTCACCGTGAACCGTTCGCCGCATGTCGACAAGAAGAGCCGTGAGCAGTTCGAGATCCGGACTCACCGGCGTTTGCTTGATATCGTCGACCCCACCCCGCAGACCGTGGACGCGCTGATGAAGCTCGACCTGGCCGCCGGGGTGGACGTCGAGATCAAGATCTGA
- the rpsL gene encoding 30S ribosomal protein S12 translates to MPTINQLIARGREPKPVRNKVPALQNCPQKRGVCTRVYTTTPKKPNSALRKVAKVRLVNGYEVVSYIPGEGHNLQEHSVVLIRGGRVKDLPGVRYHILRGVLDTQGISKRRKRRSLYGAKRPK, encoded by the coding sequence ATGCCGACGATCAATCAGCTCATTGCCCGCGGGCGTGAGCCCAAGCCGGTGCGGAACAAGGTTCCGGCCTTGCAGAACTGCCCGCAGAAGCGTGGCGTTTGCACCCGCGTCTACACGACCACGCCGAAGAAGCCGAACTCGGCTCTGCGTAAGGTCGCCAAGGTGCGCCTGGTGAACGGCTATGAAGTCGTGAGCTACATCCCCGGTGAAGGTCACAACCTGCAGGAGCACTCCGTGGTGCTGATCCGCGGCGGGCGCGTGAAGGATCTTCCGGGTGTGCGCTACCACATCCTGCGCGGCGTGCTGGACACGCAGGGCATCTCCAAGCGTCGCAAGCGGCGCTCGCTCTACGGCGCGAAGCGGCCGAAGTAA
- the tuf gene encoding elongation factor Tu, whose translation MAKAKFERNKPHCNIGTIGHVDHGKTSLTAAITKVLAKSGGASFTAYDQIDKAPEERARGITISTAHVEYETANRHYAHVDCPGHADYVKNMITGAAQMDGAILVVSAADGPMPQTREHILLARQVGVPALVVFLNKCDMADPDLLELVEMEVRELLSSYQFPGDDIPVIKGSALMALEDKSPELGENAILELMAAVDAYIPQPERAIDRPFLMPVEDVFSISGRGTVVTGRVERGVIKVGEEVEIVGLKATVKTTVTGVEMFRKLLDSGQAGDNIGALLRGTKREDVERGQVLAAPNSIKPHNKFKAEAYVLTKEEGGRHTPFFTNYRPQFYFRTTDVTGVVTLPDGVEMVMPGDNVSMDVELIAPIAMDEGLRFAIREGGRTVGAGVVASISA comes from the coding sequence ATGGCGAAAGCTAAGTTTGAGCGGAACAAGCCGCACTGCAATATTGGCACGATCGGGCACGTGGATCATGGCAAGACGTCGCTGACGGCGGCGATCACCAAGGTCCTGGCGAAGTCGGGCGGTGCGTCGTTCACGGCGTACGACCAGATTGACAAGGCCCCCGAGGAGCGGGCGCGCGGCATCACGATCTCGACGGCGCACGTCGAGTACGAGACGGCCAACCGCCACTACGCCCACGTGGACTGCCCGGGCCACGCCGACTACGTGAAGAACATGATCACGGGTGCGGCGCAGATGGACGGCGCGATCCTGGTGGTGTCGGCGGCCGACGGCCCGATGCCGCAGACGCGCGAGCACATCCTGCTGGCGCGCCAGGTTGGCGTGCCGGCGCTGGTGGTGTTCCTGAACAAGTGCGACATGGCCGATCCCGACCTGCTGGAGCTGGTCGAGATGGAGGTGCGCGAGCTGCTGAGCTCCTACCAGTTCCCGGGCGACGACATCCCCGTGATCAAGGGCTCGGCGCTGATGGCGCTGGAAGACAAGTCGCCGGAGCTGGGCGAGAACGCGATCCTGGAGCTGATGGCGGCGGTGGATGCCTACATCCCGCAGCCGGAGCGCGCCATTGACCGTCCGTTCCTGATGCCGGTGGAAGACGTGTTCTCCATCTCGGGCCGCGGCACGGTGGTGACGGGCCGCGTGGAGCGGGGCGTGATCAAGGTCGGCGAGGAAGTCGAGATCGTTGGCCTGAAGGCGACGGTGAAGACGACGGTGACGGGCGTCGAGATGTTCCGCAAGCTGCTGGACAGCGGACAGGCGGGCGACAACATCGGCGCGCTGCTGCGCGGCACCAAGCGCGAGGACGTGGAGCGCGGCCAGGTTCTGGCGGCCCCGAACTCGATCAAGCCGCACAACAAGTTCAAGGCCGAGGCCTACGTGCTGACCAAGGAAGAAGGCGGCCGCCACACGCCGTTCTTCACCAACTACCGCCCGCAGTTCTACTTCCGCACGACCGACGTGACGGGCGTGGTGACGCTGCCGGACGGCGTTGAGATGGTGATGCCGGGGGACAACGTGTCGATGGACGTCGAGCTGATCGCGCCGATCGCCATGGATGAGGGCCTGCGCTTCGCCATCCGCGAAGGCGGCCGCACCGTCGGCGCCGGCGTCGTCGCCTCCATCAGCGCGTAA